From the Roseibium salinum genome, one window contains:
- a CDS encoding DMT family transporter produces MLAFVTRFGGLTYGNAILMLGLTTLFWGGNTVAGRLAVGEVSPMVVVFLRWAIVAGIMVPMVWPRIRTDWPLMRPQLLRMVLMAAFGFVAFNSLFYIAATQTTAVNLGIIQGSMPILVLIGSVFAFGTRIRLLQVMGILLTLVGVTLIAAQGDLQKLLALAVNPGDGVMLIACVLYSGYTLALRNRPQVSGLAFFATLAGISAIASLPGLFFEMATGTAQWPTAKGWLVVLYIALFPSFLSQIFFMRGVELIGPARAGVFINLVPIFAAGLAVSILGEPFEWHHGTALALVMIGIWLSERKAGR; encoded by the coding sequence ATGCTTGCATTTGTCACACGTTTTGGCGGCCTGACTTACGGCAATGCCATTTTGATGCTCGGTCTCACCACTCTCTTCTGGGGCGGCAACACGGTGGCCGGGCGCCTTGCCGTGGGCGAGGTGTCGCCCATGGTGGTGGTGTTCCTGCGTTGGGCGATCGTGGCGGGCATCATGGTGCCGATGGTCTGGCCGCGCATCCGAACCGACTGGCCCCTCATGCGCCCGCAACTGCTGCGGATGGTGCTGATGGCCGCTTTCGGCTTCGTCGCCTTCAACTCGCTGTTCTATATCGCCGCGACACAGACCACGGCCGTCAATCTCGGCATCATTCAGGGTTCGATGCCGATCCTGGTGCTGATCGGATCGGTGTTCGCTTTCGGCACCAGGATCCGGCTGCTTCAGGTCATGGGCATTCTCCTGACGCTGGTCGGAGTGACGCTGATTGCCGCCCAGGGAGACCTGCAGAAGCTGCTCGCGCTCGCGGTGAACCCGGGCGATGGCGTGATGCTGATTGCCTGCGTACTCTATTCCGGTTATACGCTTGCCCTGCGCAACCGGCCGCAGGTCTCCGGCCTCGCCTTCTTTGCCACACTCGCGGGCATTTCCGCCATCGCCTCCCTTCCCGGGCTGTTTTTCGAAATGGCGACCGGCACGGCACAATGGCCGACGGCAAAGGGCTGGCTCGTGGTGCTCTATATCGCGCTCTTCCCCTCCTTCCTGTCGCAGATCTTCTTCATGCGCGGGGTGGAACTGATCGGCCCGGCCCGGGCCGGCGTCTTCATCAATCTTGTGCCCATCTTTGCGGCAGGCCTGGCCGTTTCGATCCTCGGCGAGCCGTTCGAATGGCATCACGGCACGGCGCTTGCCCTCGTCATGATCGGTATCTGGCTGTCGGAGAGGAAGGCGGGCCGGTGA
- a CDS encoding cation:proton antiporter, with protein sequence MITGAFALLLITISLLQPLARRLGIAPSVLLAMVGTMIGILATYLLYTPRTDVFNTIANVFVNPPLDSEMILYIFLPILLFQTALTLEIRRIFEDLAPILLMAVVAVFVATAFIGFALSPLSGMSLVVCLLLGAIVATTDPVAVVAIFRDIGAPARLGRIVEGESLLNDAAAIVLFVILLDILTGEQSLTAGQGALAFLRSFAGGVIVGTLLARLAVSLLPVMRDLPLAQVTLSLALPYATYVLSDQFADVSAVVAVVCAGTVFNLYGPARIQPESWQFLHSVWEQISFWAASLIFLLSAILIPRFVEGFTPIDIVLLLVVILAALAARAVVIFGLLPFLTTFGVGQEVNDRFKIVMLWGGMRGAVTLTLALSVSEHGLLSDEISGFITKLATGFVLFTLLVYGTSLKPLIRFLGLDRLNTRDEALRSQFLALALSDVRQEVETAARDYHISPRVTAQVLKDYEERAAGAAAETNKLEELKDWDRVRIGLIALADREQQLVLEHFHEKTISGRSVSRFLTLTGRTGDLTRSEGRSGYNKAVRQPLKFGLGFRIAQMLQRRLRIALPLAIRLADRFEFLLVYRILADELIDFNNLRIRPLLGDRVADILQDTLSIRQDETIQAIDALRLQYPDYADALETQFLRKTGVRLEETAFDDAKHKMLIGTELHRDLLRDVERTRKACHTRPKLDLGLKTRELVSAHPLFADLPRKQQKAIRRMMRPQFATPGECLIRRGDRGDAAYFIASGAVEVRARTHDIRLGRGDVFGEIALMTGGRRSADVYALGYCHLLSLRAQDFRALMDQHQDLRDHVAALAQNRQLMNADQDSFDMEDPVVSVFGPRADDISGHSAKHIAETGDREDSKAESHYPEAESPADAAGDADPGVGETGLDTDSAEAEEEAAATAEDGKPAESSDEPEGTEAEGAEPEEASPDAEEIDEPGPKTSEETASG encoded by the coding sequence TTGATAACAGGCGCTTTTGCGCTGTTGCTGATTACGATATCGCTGTTGCAACCGCTCGCGCGCAGGCTCGGCATCGCCCCCAGCGTTCTGCTGGCCATGGTGGGCACAATGATCGGCATTCTGGCAACCTATCTGCTCTACACGCCGCGAACCGACGTCTTCAACACCATCGCCAACGTCTTCGTCAATCCGCCGCTGGATTCGGAGATGATCCTGTACATCTTCCTGCCGATCCTGCTGTTCCAGACCGCCCTGACGCTCGAAATCCGGCGGATCTTCGAGGATCTCGCACCCATCCTGCTCATGGCGGTGGTCGCGGTCTTCGTGGCGACGGCCTTTATCGGCTTCGCGCTTTCGCCGCTTTCGGGAATGTCGCTGGTCGTCTGTCTTCTGCTGGGCGCGATCGTGGCAACTACGGACCCGGTCGCGGTCGTTGCCATTTTCAGGGACATCGGCGCGCCAGCCCGGCTGGGACGGATCGTTGAAGGGGAAAGCCTGCTGAACGACGCCGCGGCGATCGTTCTGTTCGTGATCCTGCTGGATATTCTCACCGGCGAGCAGTCGCTGACCGCGGGCCAGGGCGCGCTTGCGTTCCTCCGCTCCTTTGCGGGCGGCGTCATCGTCGGCACCTTGCTGGCACGCCTGGCCGTCAGCCTGTTGCCGGTGATGCGCGACCTGCCGCTTGCCCAGGTCACACTCAGCCTTGCCCTGCCCTATGCCACATATGTGCTCAGCGATCAGTTTGCAGACGTCTCGGCCGTGGTCGCCGTGGTGTGCGCGGGAACCGTCTTCAATCTTTACGGCCCCGCCCGCATCCAGCCCGAAAGCTGGCAGTTCCTGCATTCGGTCTGGGAGCAGATATCCTTCTGGGCCGCGTCCCTCATCTTTCTACTGTCGGCAATCCTCATTCCGAGGTTCGTCGAAGGCTTCACGCCGATCGACATCGTGCTGCTGCTCGTCGTCATCCTCGCGGCGCTGGCGGCCAGGGCCGTGGTGATTTTCGGGCTATTGCCGTTCCTGACCACCTTCGGCGTTGGCCAGGAGGTCAATGACCGCTTCAAGATCGTGATGCTGTGGGGTGGCATGCGCGGCGCCGTCACCCTGACGCTGGCGCTCAGCGTGTCGGAACACGGTCTCCTGTCCGACGAGATTTCAGGGTTCATCACCAAGCTGGCAACCGGCTTCGTCCTGTTCACGCTGCTGGTTTACGGCACCAGCCTGAAACCGCTGATACGGTTTCTCGGCCTGGACCGCCTGAACACCCGCGACGAGGCCCTCAGATCGCAGTTTCTCGCCCTGGCCCTGTCGGATGTCCGCCAGGAAGTCGAGACGGCCGCCAGGGACTATCACATCAGCCCGCGGGTCACGGCCCAGGTGCTGAAGGACTACGAGGAAAGGGCGGCCGGCGCCGCGGCGGAAACCAACAAGCTTGAGGAACTGAAGGACTGGGACCGTGTCCGCATCGGCCTGATCGCCCTCGCCGACCGGGAGCAGCAGCTGGTTCTGGAGCATTTCCACGAAAAGACGATCTCGGGCCGATCCGTCTCCCGTTTTCTCACGCTCACGGGCCGCACCGGGGACCTGACCCGCAGCGAAGGCCGCTCGGGCTACAACAAGGCGGTGCGCCAGCCGCTGAAATTCGGGCTAGGCTTCCGCATCGCGCAAATGCTGCAACGGCGGCTGCGGATCGCCCTCCCGCTTGCGATCCGGCTTGCCGACCGTTTCGAGTTCCTGCTCGTCTACCGGATCCTGGCCGACGAGCTGATCGACTTCAACAACCTGCGTATCCGGCCGCTTCTCGGCGATCGCGTCGCGGACATCCTCCAGGACACGCTCAGCATCCGCCAGGACGAAACCATTCAGGCGATCGACGCCCTGCGGCTTCAGTATCCCGACTACGCCGATGCGCTGGAAACCCAGTTTCTGCGCAAGACCGGCGTTCGGCTGGAGGAAACCGCCTTTGACGATGCCAAGCACAAGATGCTGATCGGCACGGAACTCCATCGGGATCTGTTGCGCGACGTGGAACGGACACGCAAGGCCTGCCACACGCGCCCGAAACTCGACCTGGGTCTCAAGACGCGCGAACTCGTCAGCGCGCATCCGCTGTTCGCGGACCTGCCGCGCAAGCAGCAGAAAGCCATCCGCCGGATGATGCGGCCGCAATTCGCAACCCCCGGCGAGTGCCTGATCCGCAGGGGCGACCGGGGCGATGCGGCATATTTCATCGCCTCCGGTGCCGTGGAAGTGCGCGCGCGCACACATGATATCCGCCTTGGCCGCGGCGACGTCTTTGGCGAAATCGCGCTGATGACCGGCGGGCGCCGCAGCGCGGATGTGTATGCGCTCGGCTATTGCCACCTCTTGAGCCTCAGGGCGCAGGACTTCCGGGCCCTGATGGACCAGCATCAGGACTTGCGCGACCACGTGGCAGCGCTCGCGCAGAACCGGCAGCTGATGAACGCCGATCAGGACAGCTTCGACATGGAAGATCCGGTCGTGTCTGTGTTTGGCCCGCGCGCTGATGACATCTCCGGACATTCAGCCAAACATATCGCGGAGACCGGCGACCGGGAGGACAGCAAGGCCGAGAGCCACTATCCCGAGGCAGAGAGCCCGGCCGACGCTGCGGGGGATGCCGATCCAGGCGTTGGAGAGACAGGACTAGACACCGATTCGGCAGAGGCCGAAGAAGAAGCGGCCGCAACGGCCGAAGACGGTAAGCCGGCCGAGAGCTCGGACGAACCTGAAGGGACAGAGGCAGAAGGGGCAGAGCCTGAAGAAGCCTCCCCGGACGCAGAAGAAATTGACGAGCCAGGTCCCAAAACAAGCGAGGAGACCGCATCGGGCTGA